The Acidimicrobiia bacterium genome contains a region encoding:
- a CDS encoding DUF1059 domain-containing protein, producing the protein MKTMTCRQLGGACDLPLRGETADEVIKAQDQHLKEVVAAGDEAHKSALNDMKGRWKNPIKGMGWYRNTKRDFAALPED; encoded by the coding sequence ATGAAAACCATGACTTGTAGACAATTGGGTGGAGCATGCGACCTCCCCCTCCGTGGGGAAACTGCCGACGAGGTGATCAAGGCGCAAGACCAGCATCTCAAAGAGGTTGTCGCAGCCGGCGACGAAGCGCACAAGAGCGCTTTGAACGACATGAAAGGGAGATGGAAGAACCCCATCAAAGGAATGGGCTGGTACAGGAACACCAAGCGCGATTTTGCGGCTCTTCCTGAAGACTGA
- a CDS encoding HypC/HybG/HupF family hydrogenase formation chaperone, protein MCLSRLARIEAVDADGSRAVGVSEGRTVSLSLAVLTLAGEVIIPGDWVLVATGLAVRRLTDEEAAAIARARTELGSG, encoded by the coding sequence ATGTGCCTGAGCAGGCTCGCACGTATCGAGGCGGTCGACGCCGACGGCAGCCGGGCCGTTGGCGTTTCGGAGGGCCGGACCGTGTCCCTTTCCCTGGCCGTGCTGACGCTCGCAGGCGAGGTGATCATCCCCGGGGACTGGGTGCTGGTGGCCACCGGCCTGGCAGTGCGCCGGCTGACCGATGAGGAGGCTGCCGCCATTGCGCGAGCCCGTACCGAGCTTGGATCTGGCTGA
- a CDS encoding hydrogenase maturation protease has protein sequence MIDVVIIGIGNTYRGDDGVGHAAAEALMTMVPDADVLLLDGEPTRLVDAWAGRRLAIVLDAVRGGDPPGTVHRIQVGVDPIPATFAHLSSHRAGLESAVALGRALDRNPGVLVVYGIEPADLSDGHGLSRAVELALPGLIHQVAEEVRAVCA, from the coding sequence ATGATCGACGTTGTCATCATCGGGATCGGCAACACCTATCGGGGCGACGACGGAGTGGGACACGCCGCCGCCGAGGCGCTCATGACCATGGTGCCCGACGCAGACGTCCTGCTCCTCGATGGAGAGCCCACCCGGCTCGTGGACGCCTGGGCGGGCCGCCGGCTGGCGATCGTGCTCGACGCCGTGCGCGGCGGCGACCCACCCGGCACGGTGCACCGCATCCAGGTTGGTGTCGACCCGATACCCGCCACGTTCGCACACCTCAGCTCTCACCGTGCCGGCCTGGAGTCGGCCGTCGCGCTCGGGCGGGCCCTCGACAGAAACCCCGGGGTGTTGGTCGTCTACGGCATCGAACCGGCCGATCTGAGCGACGGCCACGGTCTGTCGAGAGCTGTTGAGCTGGCTCTGCCCGGTCTCATCCATCAGGTCGCAGAGGAGGTCAGGGCGGTATGTGCCTGA
- a CDS encoding nickel-dependent hydrogenase large subunit translates to MTHKAKPSRTLTTEELARVEGEGAMRVEIHEGTVGRVELNIYEPPRFFEGFLRGRRYSEPPDITARICGICPVAYQMSACRAIEDALGLEVNGQLRELRRLLYCAEWIESHILHIHFLHLPDFFGLDSAIDLAGINRPAVERALALKKIGNELLELIGGRAIHPINVQVGGFYKVPTRRELLAFRPKLEHARDMAAEVVELVGGLDFPELEVDHEMVALRHPTEYAILDGRIISDGGLDITDQEYPEHFVEEHVEHSTALHSRIRARGTYLVGPLARFRLNFDRLTTVAADAAGAVGLTADCSNPFRSIVVRAVETLDVIEVGLAIVDAYDEPDRPYLEATIGGGTGHGATEAPRGLLYHRYKLSDDGVITDAVITPPTSQNQAAIEDDLTRYVQANIGLDDEELRKGAEVTIRNHDPCISCATHFLDLTVVRT, encoded by the coding sequence ATGACCCACAAGGCCAAGCCGAGCCGCACCCTCACCACCGAGGAGCTCGCCCGCGTCGAAGGCGAAGGAGCCATGCGGGTGGAGATCCACGAAGGGACGGTCGGCCGGGTCGAACTCAACATCTACGAGCCGCCCCGCTTCTTCGAAGGTTTTCTTCGCGGCCGGCGATATAGCGAACCGCCCGACATCACCGCCCGCATCTGTGGGATCTGTCCCGTGGCCTACCAGATGAGCGCCTGCCGGGCGATCGAAGATGCCCTCGGCCTCGAGGTGAACGGGCAGCTCCGGGAGCTCCGCCGCCTTCTCTATTGCGCCGAATGGATCGAGAGCCACATCCTCCACATTCACTTCCTCCACCTTCCCGACTTCTTCGGTTTGGACAGCGCAATAGATCTGGCAGGCATCAACCGCCCGGCAGTAGAGCGCGCACTGGCTCTCAAGAAGATCGGCAACGAACTGCTCGAGCTCATCGGCGGACGCGCCATCCACCCGATCAACGTGCAGGTGGGCGGCTTCTACAAGGTGCCGACGCGAAGGGAGTTGCTGGCGTTCCGACCGAAGCTGGAGCATGCCAGGGACATGGCGGCCGAGGTGGTGGAGTTGGTGGGCGGCCTCGATTTCCCCGAACTCGAAGTGGACCATGAGATGGTGGCGCTGCGCCATCCCACCGAGTACGCCATCCTCGACGGCCGGATCATCTCCGACGGCGGCCTCGACATCACCGATCAGGAGTACCCGGAGCATTTCGTGGAGGAACATGTCGAGCATTCGACGGCGCTGCACTCGCGGATCCGGGCCAGGGGTACCTACCTGGTCGGTCCGCTGGCCCGCTTTCGCCTCAACTTCGACCGGTTGACGACGGTCGCCGCAGACGCGGCCGGGGCAGTCGGCTTGACCGCTGATTGCAGCAATCCGTTCCGAAGCATCGTGGTACGGGCGGTGGAAACACTCGACGTGATCGAGGTGGGACTCGCCATCGTCGATGCATACGACGAACCCGACCGGCCGTACCTCGAGGCAACGATCGGCGGCGGCACCGGCCACGGCGCTACCGAGGCCCCGCGCGGCCTGCTCTACCACCGGTACAAGTTGAGTGATGATGGAGTGATCACCGACGCCGTCATCACACCGCCGACCTCACAGAACCAGGCGGCCATCGAAGACGACCTGACCCGCTACGTGCAGGCGAACATCGGCCTGGACGACGAAGAACTTCGGAAGGGCGCAGAGGTGACGATTCGCAACCACGATCCATGCATCAGCTGCGCCACCCACTTTCTCGACCTCACGGTGGTACGAACATGA
- a CDS encoding oxidoreductase, whose translation MNNRSGSRPKLAVWKFASCDGCQLTLLDCEDELLEVAGRVEIAHFLEASSARVAGPFDLSLVEGSITTAHDADRIRKVRAESKSLVTIGACATAGGIQALRNFTDVDEFLSVVYATPSFLSTLGTSTPISDHVPVDFELRGCPIDKRQLLEVIGAFLAGRKPNVRDHCVCVECKQRGNPCVLVAHGTPCLGPVTHAGCGGLCPAFNRGCYGCFGPMESPNVESLIGALTEVGMPAEDVDRVFHTFNAWSEPFRTAGRREERP comes from the coding sequence ATGAACAACCGATCGGGTTCACGTCCGAAGCTGGCGGTATGGAAGTTCGCCAGCTGCGACGGGTGCCAGCTCACCCTGCTGGACTGCGAGGACGAACTGCTCGAAGTCGCCGGCCGTGTCGAGATCGCCCACTTCCTCGAGGCGTCGAGCGCCCGCGTGGCGGGACCCTTCGACCTGTCGCTCGTGGAAGGCTCGATCACGACCGCACACGACGCGGATCGAATCCGCAAGGTCCGCGCGGAGTCGAAGTCGCTGGTAACCATCGGAGCTTGCGCCACCGCGGGTGGGATTCAGGCGCTCCGCAACTTCACAGACGTCGACGAATTCCTCTCGGTGGTCTATGCCACCCCCTCGTTCCTCTCAACACTGGGTACTTCGACGCCCATCTCGGACCACGTGCCGGTCGACTTCGAGTTGCGCGGCTGCCCGATCGACAAACGGCAACTGCTCGAGGTAATCGGGGCGTTCCTGGCCGGTCGCAAACCCAACGTTCGGGACCACTGCGTGTGCGTTGAGTGCAAGCAGCGCGGCAACCCCTGCGTGCTGGTTGCCCACGGCACTCCGTGTCTGGGCCCGGTGACCCATGCGGGCTGCGGGGGGTTGTGCCCCGCATTCAACCGGGGCTGCTACGGCTGCTTCGGCCCCATGGAGTCCCCCAATGTCGAATCGCTCATCGGTGCATTGACCGAGGTGGGCATGCCGGCAGAAGACGTCGACCGGGTGTTCCATACGTTCAACGCGTGGTCGGAACCATTCCGCACCGCCGGCCGTCGGGAGGAGAGGCCATGA
- a CDS encoding FAD/NAD(P)-binding protein, which translates to MTPVLYRVEARHQELADTVTIRIAPIAGQLADPKPGQFEMLLAFGVGEVPISISGLGNGSGELEHTIRSVGAVTKALCTTAVGDVIGVRGPFGVGWDLDRATGHDLLIVAGGLGLAPLRPAMLEALTNRHRFGRLVLLVGARDPGSLMFVRELEQWRGRFDIDVAVTVDAAPPSWRGDVGVVTKLLSRAPVDFGNTTAVVCGPEVMMRFVAAGLADRGVPPGQILLSMERNMRCAIGHCGHCQLGPEFVCKDGPVFPWDRMEKLMLVRER; encoded by the coding sequence ATGACCCCGGTTCTGTACCGCGTCGAGGCGCGCCATCAGGAGTTGGCCGACACGGTCACGATCCGCATCGCCCCCATTGCAGGGCAGCTCGCAGATCCGAAGCCGGGACAGTTCGAGATGCTCCTGGCCTTCGGCGTCGGGGAAGTACCGATTTCGATCAGCGGCCTCGGCAACGGCAGCGGTGAGCTAGAACACACGATCCGGTCGGTGGGAGCCGTCACCAAAGCGCTGTGCACGACCGCGGTCGGCGACGTGATCGGGGTGCGCGGTCCGTTTGGGGTCGGGTGGGACCTGGACCGGGCAACGGGCCACGACCTGCTGATTGTGGCCGGTGGCCTGGGCCTCGCTCCATTGCGACCCGCCATGCTGGAGGCGCTGACCAACCGCCACCGGTTCGGGCGGCTGGTACTGCTGGTAGGTGCACGAGACCCGGGATCGCTGATGTTTGTCAGGGAACTCGAGCAGTGGCGGGGGCGGTTCGATATCGATGTCGCCGTCACCGTCGACGCCGCCCCACCGTCCTGGCGGGGCGATGTAGGCGTGGTCACCAAGTTGCTCTCCCGCGCTCCCGTGGACTTCGGCAATACCACCGCCGTCGTGTGCGGCCCCGAGGTGATGATGCGTTTCGTCGCGGCGGGCCTGGCCGACCGCGGTGTGCCGCCCGGTCAGATCCTGCTGTCGATGGAACGGAACATGCGTTGTGCGATCGGCCACTGCGGCCACTGCCAGCTCGGGCCGGAGTTCGTCTGCAAGGACGGTCCGGTGTTCCCGTGGGACCGAATGGAGAAGCTGATGCTGGTGAGGGAACGATGA
- a CDS encoding cyclic nucleotide-binding domain-containing protein: MKSIRDLLGEHLLFRDFHPDLLELMAGCGHNVHFAAGEQILTEGAPANEFYLIRSGKASVGVTVPNRGTVLIETLGPDEVIGVSWPFPPYRWEFSSTAIDPTSAIAMDAECLRNKCDQEPLLGYQVFKSFARLMRDRLQATRLQLLDLYGNHAG, from the coding sequence ATGAAATCGATCCGCGACCTGCTCGGCGAGCATCTGCTCTTTCGAGACTTCCACCCCGATCTGCTCGAGCTGATGGCAGGCTGCGGGCACAACGTGCACTTCGCGGCAGGCGAACAGATACTGACCGAGGGCGCACCCGCCAACGAGTTCTACCTGATACGCAGCGGGAAAGCATCGGTGGGCGTCACGGTACCCAATCGGGGCACTGTTCTGATCGAAACGCTCGGACCAGACGAGGTGATCGGCGTATCCTGGCCATTCCCTCCGTACCGCTGGGAGTTCAGCTCCACGGCGATCGATCCCACCTCGGCGATCGCCATGGACGCCGAGTGCCTGCGGAACAAATGCGATCAAGAGCCGCTCCTCGGCTACCAGGTGTTCAAGAGCTTCGCCCGGCTGATGCGAGATCGCCTCCAGGCGACCCGGCTCCAACTGCTCGACCTCTACGGGAACCATGCCGGCTGA
- a CDS encoding 4Fe-4S dicluster domain-containing protein: MAMMLSLDAVAALIDHLRDDGRKVIAPVLRNATISLDTIDGIDDLPAGWTEHQDGGSYRLERLHRPELFGHATPALAWKSWLYPPRTMLMRASRNNGSVTIEEPAPDAQPLAFFGIRSCDVHALDILDRVLLDPVDPTYAARREQLFVVAATCARPGGTCFCVSMGTGPAPTVGYDIALTELCTGDRHEFLAEAATDEGKDLLGSVNGRAPNQADLAAAGQLVSNATHNMGRHLDPTHPTAAAERFEHPQWEAVARRCLACANCTMVCPTCFCSTTEDTTDLSGAVSERWRSWDSCFALDFSFLAGAPVRTSTKSRYRQWLLHKLVTWHDQFGTSGCVGCGRCITWCPVGIDLTAEMAALALDPGGPS; encoded by the coding sequence ATGGCGATGATGCTGTCCCTCGACGCGGTGGCGGCGCTCATTGACCATCTGCGAGACGATGGTCGGAAGGTGATCGCGCCGGTTCTTCGCAACGCCACGATCAGCCTCGACACAATCGATGGCATCGACGATCTGCCCGCAGGTTGGACAGAGCACCAGGATGGCGGGAGCTACCGGCTCGAACGGCTCCACCGGCCCGAGCTGTTCGGTCACGCCACGCCGGCGTTGGCGTGGAAAAGCTGGTTGTACCCGCCGCGCACCATGTTGATGCGGGCAAGTCGGAACAACGGGTCGGTGACCATCGAGGAGCCTGCCCCCGACGCTCAACCTCTGGCCTTCTTCGGCATTCGATCGTGCGACGTCCACGCGCTCGACATCCTCGATCGAGTCCTACTCGATCCGGTCGACCCGACCTATGCAGCGCGGCGCGAGCAGCTGTTTGTGGTTGCGGCCACCTGCGCCCGGCCCGGCGGAACCTGCTTCTGCGTATCGATGGGAACCGGTCCTGCTCCCACCGTCGGCTACGACATCGCCCTCACCGAGCTGTGCACCGGAGACCGCCATGAGTTCCTGGCTGAAGCCGCTACCGACGAGGGCAAAGACCTGCTCGGATCGGTGAATGGCAGGGCACCAAACCAAGCCGACCTGGCAGCCGCCGGCCAACTGGTGAGCAACGCCACCCACAACATGGGCCGCCACCTCGACCCCACCCACCCCACGGCGGCCGCCGAACGGTTCGAACATCCCCAATGGGAGGCGGTAGCCCGCCGCTGCCTGGCGTGCGCCAACTGCACGATGGTCTGCCCTACCTGCTTCTGCAGCACCACCGAGGACACGACCGACCTGAGCGGTGCCGTCTCCGAACGGTGGCGAAGTTGGGACTCCTGTTTTGCACTCGACTTCTCGTTCCTGGCCGGCGCTCCCGTGCGCACGTCCACCAAGTCCCGCTATCGCCAGTGGCTGCTGCACAAGCTGGTCACCTGGCACGACCAGTTCGGCACATCCGGCTGTGTCGGCTGCGGCCGCTGCATCACCTGGTGCCCGGTCGGCATCGACCTCACCGCCGAGATGGCCGCCCTTGCTCTCGACCCCGGAGGCCCGTCATGA
- a CDS encoding DUF6326 family protein, protein MEDVRIILSGLWVAMMLTYLLGDVLRIFAGDFTAGEIDGQEANQAMWIAAAVLMLIPIVMVVLALTVPYPTIRWVNVVAAAFLVIFNLIGMPYPGAYDNFLLIFSFIFNGAIIWNAWTWT, encoded by the coding sequence ATGGAAGACGTGAGGATCATCCTCTCAGGGCTCTGGGTAGCAATGATGCTGACCTACTTACTGGGGGACGTGCTGCGGATCTTCGCCGGTGACTTCACCGCCGGTGAAATCGACGGCCAGGAAGCAAACCAGGCAATGTGGATCGCGGCCGCCGTGCTGATGCTGATCCCGATTGTCATGGTGGTCCTTGCCCTAACCGTGCCGTATCCCACCATCCGCTGGGTCAACGTCGTCGCAGCCGCCTTTCTGGTCATCTTCAATCTCATCGGCATGCCGTACCCGGGGGCCTACGACAACTTCCTACTCATCTTCAGCTTCATCTTCAACGGAGCGATCATCTGGAACGCATGGACGTGGACCTAG
- a CDS encoding NAD(P)-dependent alcohol dehydrogenase, which yields MTQADSALNEENTMKAMVHDEYGPPSVLGLKEIDTPRPKDDEVLIRVRAAGVNWADWSMVRGMPYIMRLGYGLRKPRKGLRGTDVAGEVEAIGADVTNVKPGDQVFGWCTGAFAEYVCTGEGSVVLMPPSLTFEQAAAVPMAGMVALQALRNVGKVQRGQKVLVVGASGGIGSFAVQIARSIGAEVTGVCSTNNMELVRSIGAEHVIDYTRDDFTQGDQRYDLILDIADKQSLSVRRRVLVPKGTLIPNSGHGGPWFGSVGRIFRAWMVSPFVGHRLHPFLSLPKQEDLVALVELIESGDVTPIVDRTYPLIEAGEAVAYVGAGHARGKTVINV from the coding sequence ATGACACAAGCTGACTCTGCCCTGAATGAGGAGAACACCATGAAGGCAATGGTTCACGATGAGTACGGTCCGCCTTCTGTACTGGGCCTCAAGGAGATCGACACGCCGCGCCCCAAAGACGACGAAGTGCTGATTCGGGTCCGCGCCGCCGGTGTCAACTGGGCCGACTGGTCCATGGTGCGAGGCATGCCGTACATCATGCGGCTGGGGTACGGGTTGCGAAAACCTAGGAAAGGGCTCCGGGGCACCGATGTTGCCGGTGAGGTGGAGGCGATCGGCGCCGACGTTACAAACGTCAAGCCGGGGGATCAGGTTTTCGGTTGGTGCACGGGCGCCTTCGCCGAGTACGTGTGCACAGGTGAGGGCAGTGTTGTCTTGATGCCGCCCAGCCTCACGTTCGAGCAGGCGGCGGCCGTTCCGATGGCCGGGATGGTTGCCCTGCAAGCCCTCCGCAACGTCGGAAAGGTGCAGCGAGGACAGAAGGTCCTGGTTGTCGGGGCATCCGGCGGTATCGGGTCGTTCGCCGTGCAGATCGCCAGGTCAATAGGGGCGGAAGTCACCGGCGTGTGCAGCACGAACAACATGGAACTGGTCCGTTCGATCGGCGCAGAGCATGTCATCGATTACACCCGGGACGACTTCACGCAGGGAGACCAGCGTTACGACCTCATCCTCGACATCGCCGACAAGCAATCGCTGTCTGTTCGTCGGCGTGTGCTGGTGCCCAAGGGGACTCTCATCCCCAACAGCGGCCACGGTGGCCCGTGGTTCGGGAGTGTTGGCCGGATCTTCAGGGCCTGGATGGTGTCGCCCTTCGTGGGTCACCGCCTGCACCCGTTTCTGTCACTCCCGAAGCAGGAGGACCTCGTTGCTCTGGTCGAGCTGATCGAGTCCGGGGACGTAACGCCGATCGTCGACAGGACGTACCCCCTCATCGAAGCCGGTGAAGCCGTCGCCTATGTCGGAGCGGGCCACGCACGAGGGAAAACCGTCATCAACGTGTGA
- a CDS encoding DUF2207 domain-containing protein translates to MSFLAAAPADAKSFDLTNADVEVVVEPDGSVSVAEHITFVFDDSFSGAWRDIPLRAGEEVVDVRVAEAGVAYQPGASTELGSYGDPGTFGVERRAGSVRVVWHYDAYIEARTFTISYRILGLAVAYDDVVDVNLKVWGDQWEQPLDNLFAAMYLPGDQSSGDVLLWGHPRSVNGATSLGASGTSPSLTADGIPAGQWVELRVVFPRSDLRSTDGATVIAGNGLDEILNYEQTQDSQAATARSLLVVLAVIIALMAFLPATIAVFVIYRRHGREPAVAYDREYEQEPPSDHPPAVIGGLLRQGSAATEDFVATMFDLIRRGALRAQPVNVEKKTWLGLGREDISDLEIGLARTELADGATEKPVMEILERVLSDGPLALTEFRHEIREDAAANAATYKTFESEVREEQVRLGLLDRRGGKPLALTIGILIAVFAVVFMITLAVAGTRWTPVLVPGLVIAFFINAAVLLVFGVKQTGWVKRTNEGALLAVRWQAFKRYLQDFSRLHEAPPIALGLWDEYLVYAITLGVADDVLEAARIHAPEELAQTSHIYWYGSQGFSGGHSTNALAGLQSALSGAFAPPSSSGGGFSGGGGGGGGGGGGGAW, encoded by the coding sequence TTGTCGTTTCTCGCGGCCGCACCTGCAGACGCCAAGTCCTTCGACCTCACCAATGCCGACGTCGAAGTCGTCGTCGAACCGGATGGTTCGGTTTCGGTGGCCGAACACATCACGTTCGTGTTCGATGACTCGTTCTCGGGAGCCTGGCGCGACATACCGCTCCGAGCCGGGGAAGAGGTGGTCGACGTCCGGGTCGCCGAGGCTGGTGTGGCCTACCAGCCGGGCGCCTCGACGGAACTCGGCTCGTACGGCGATCCGGGAACGTTCGGGGTCGAGCGGCGGGCCGGGTCGGTGCGGGTTGTGTGGCACTACGACGCCTACATCGAAGCCCGCACTTTCACGATCAGCTATCGAATCCTCGGACTGGCAGTTGCATACGACGATGTGGTCGACGTCAACCTGAAGGTATGGGGCGACCAGTGGGAGCAGCCGCTCGACAACCTCTTTGCGGCGATGTACTTGCCTGGCGACCAGTCGTCGGGCGACGTGCTGTTGTGGGGCCACCCTCGCTCCGTCAACGGGGCAACCTCGCTCGGGGCGAGTGGAACCTCACCGAGCCTGACGGCTGACGGAATCCCCGCCGGCCAGTGGGTGGAGCTCCGGGTCGTATTCCCTCGCTCCGACCTGCGATCGACCGATGGAGCGACCGTCATTGCCGGCAACGGCCTCGATGAAATACTCAACTATGAGCAGACACAGGACAGCCAGGCGGCCACCGCCCGGAGCCTTCTCGTCGTCCTGGCCGTAATCATCGCATTGATGGCTTTCCTACCGGCCACTATTGCGGTATTCGTCATCTATCGCCGGCATGGGCGCGAACCGGCGGTTGCCTACGACCGGGAGTATGAACAGGAGCCGCCCTCCGACCATCCGCCCGCTGTGATCGGAGGACTGCTCCGGCAAGGCTCGGCAGCCACCGAGGACTTCGTCGCCACGATGTTTGACCTGATCCGCCGCGGCGCCCTGCGCGCCCAGCCGGTCAACGTCGAAAAGAAGACCTGGCTGGGACTGGGTCGTGAGGACATCTCCGATCTCGAGATAGGACTCGCCAGGACCGAACTCGCCGATGGGGCCACGGAGAAGCCGGTCATGGAGATCCTCGAGCGAGTGTTGTCGGACGGCCCTCTGGCGCTCACCGAGTTCCGCCACGAGATTCGCGAGGATGCCGCAGCCAACGCCGCCACCTACAAGACCTTCGAGAGCGAAGTTCGAGAAGAGCAGGTTCGACTCGGGCTGCTCGACCGCAGAGGCGGCAAACCGCTTGCCTTGACCATCGGAATCCTCATCGCCGTGTTCGCGGTCGTATTTATGATCACGCTTGCCGTGGCCGGCACAAGGTGGACGCCGGTGCTCGTGCCCGGCCTCGTCATTGCCTTCTTCATCAACGCCGCCGTCTTGCTGGTTTTCGGGGTCAAACAGACGGGTTGGGTGAAACGCACCAACGAGGGTGCACTGCTGGCGGTGCGCTGGCAGGCGTTCAAGAGGTATTTGCAGGACTTCAGCCGCCTGCACGAAGCACCGCCGATCGCGCTAGGTCTCTGGGACGAGTACCTCGTATACGCAATCACCCTGGGGGTAGCGGACGATGTGCTGGAGGCGGCCCGGATCCACGCACCGGAGGAACTAGCCCAGACCAGTCACATCTACTGGTACGGCTCGCAGGGGTTTTCCGGCGGCCACTCCACCAACGCCCTGGCCGGACTGCAATCGGCACTGAGCGGCGCTTTCGCTCCCCCGAGCTCATCAGGCGGCGGGTTCAGTGGCGGCGGCGGTGGCGGCGGTGGCGGTGGTGGGGGCGGCGCCTGGTAA
- a CDS encoding LemA family protein has protein sequence MGYAIGGVIILLIAAVVVIYNGLVRLRNRTDNAWAQVDVQLKRRYDLIPNLVETVKGYAAHEQSTFEQVVEARNQALAAGTVEEQAKADNFLTGALRQLFALAESYPDLKASQNFSELQAQLAETENKVAVSRQIYNDAVLTFNNRVQTVPSNLVAAMTGFAVKPFFDAPPEADQAPEVRF, from the coding sequence GTGGGGTATGCGATTGGTGGCGTGATCATCCTCCTGATAGCGGCAGTTGTCGTTATCTACAACGGGCTGGTCCGGCTCCGCAACCGGACGGACAATGCATGGGCGCAGGTCGACGTCCAACTGAAGCGGCGGTACGACCTGATCCCGAATCTCGTGGAAACCGTCAAGGGCTATGCCGCCCATGAGCAATCCACGTTCGAGCAGGTTGTGGAAGCGAGGAACCAGGCGCTGGCAGCCGGGACGGTCGAGGAGCAGGCAAAGGCTGACAACTTCCTCACCGGTGCGCTCCGGCAACTGTTTGCCCTGGCCGAGTCCTATCCAGACCTGAAAGCCAGCCAGAACTTCTCGGAGCTCCAAGCGCAGCTGGCCGAGACCGAGAACAAGGTGGCCGTGTCCCGCCAGATCTACAACGATGCCGTCCTCACGTTCAACAACCGGGTTCAGACGGTGCCGTCCAACCTGGTGGCGGCGATGACCGGCTTCGCCGTGAAACCGTTTTTCGACGCCCCTCCGGAGGCGGATCAGGCGCCGGAGGTGCGTTTCTGA
- a CDS encoding glycosyltransferase family 4 protein: MNNATNTRHAWDPLRVAVLAPISWRVPPRHYGPWEQFVSLLTEGLVARGVDVTLFATADSVTSARLVGIAPTGYSEDPTLDAKVWEALHIAAVFERAGEFDLIHNSFDFLPLTFTRLVETPIVTTIHGFASDATLPVYLEYADRVRYVAISDADRHPALPYAATIHHGIDIESFDVGPGGDSLVFFGRIHPDKGTATAIEVAGRAGIPLVIAGIVQDREYFERAVEPHIDGDRVSYLGPVGPEVRQEVLGGARALLHLIDFDEPFGFSVVEAMACGTPVIAHQRGSMGEIIQPGVNGFLVSTGEEAVAAARDAGLLDRPGVRNSIVGRFDAARMVDDYLRLYRRILEDG, from the coding sequence GTGAACAACGCTACGAATACCCGTCATGCCTGGGATCCGCTCCGGGTGGCGGTGCTCGCCCCGATTTCGTGGCGGGTTCCACCCCGGCACTACGGACCCTGGGAGCAGTTCGTCTCGCTGCTCACCGAGGGGCTGGTGGCTCGCGGAGTCGACGTCACCCTGTTCGCCACGGCCGATTCCGTTACGTCGGCCCGATTGGTGGGCATAGCCCCTACCGGGTACTCGGAAGACCCGACTCTCGACGCCAAGGTGTGGGAGGCGCTTCACATTGCTGCCGTGTTCGAGCGCGCCGGAGAGTTCGACTTGATTCACAACAGCTTCGACTTCTTGCCGCTCACCTTCACGAGACTGGTCGAGACGCCGATCGTCACCACGATTCACGGATTCGCCTCAGACGCCACGCTGCCTGTCTACCTGGAATACGCCGACCGGGTGCGGTACGTTGCGATCAGCGACGCCGACCGACACCCGGCTCTTCCCTACGCGGCAACGATTCATCACGGCATCGACATCGAGTCTTTCGATGTCGGTCCCGGCGGGGACTCGTTGGTATTCTTTGGGAGGATTCATCCCGACAAGGGAACGGCCACTGCGATTGAAGTGGCCGGCCGGGCGGGAATTCCGCTCGTGATCGCAGGTATCGTCCAGGACCGCGAGTACTTCGAGCGCGCCGTTGAGCCGCACATCGACGGCGATCGCGTGAGCTATCTGGGGCCGGTCGGCCCGGAGGTCCGCCAGGAGGTCCTGGGCGGTGCCCGGGCGCTTCTTCACTTGATCGACTTCGACGAGCCATTCGGGTTCAGTGTGGTTGAGGCGATGGCCTGCGGGACCCCGGTGATCGCGCATCAGCGCGGGTCGATGGGAGAGATCATTCAGCCGGGTGTGAACGGGTTCCTGGTCTCGACCGGAGAGGAAGCGGTGGCTGCTGCTCGCGATGCCGGCCTTCTCGACCGCCCGGGCGTCCGCAACTCGATCGTGGGGAGATTCGACGCGGCCAGGATGGTCGACGACTACCTGCGGCTATACCGACGGATTCTCGAGGACGGCTGA